One Micromonospora sp. WMMD812 genomic window carries:
- a CDS encoding CinA family protein has protein sequence MERESDASGERPVGSPAAGVVHSLAQRHETLATVESLTGGLLSAGIVEIAGVSGVYRGGLVVYATELKAELAGVPATLLAERGPVDPDVAVALAEGGRRRCGADWGLATTGVAGPEPQDGKPVGLVYVAAAGPGGTTVRELGLDGGRDHVRAAAVIEALRLLAERIHEADAADADRAAADATTGAAGAAVGRP, from the coding sequence ATGGAGCGCGAGAGCGACGCGAGCGGAGAGCGGCCGGTCGGCAGCCCGGCGGCGGGAGTCGTGCACAGCCTGGCGCAGCGGCACGAGACGCTGGCCACCGTCGAGTCGCTCACCGGCGGGCTGCTCTCCGCCGGGATCGTGGAGATCGCCGGGGTGAGCGGCGTCTACCGCGGCGGCCTGGTGGTCTACGCCACCGAGCTGAAGGCCGAACTGGCCGGCGTGCCGGCGACGTTGCTGGCCGAACGCGGCCCGGTCGACCCGGACGTCGCGGTGGCGCTGGCCGAGGGCGGCCGGCGGCGGTGCGGGGCCGACTGGGGCCTGGCCACCACCGGGGTCGCCGGCCCGGAGCCGCAGGACGGCAAGCCGGTCGGGCTGGTCTACGTGGCGGCGGCCGGGCCGGGTGGGACCACCGTGCGGGAGCTCGGCCTCGACGGCGGGCGGGACCACGTCCGCGCCGCCGCGGTGATCGAGGCGCTGCGGCTGCTGGCCGAGCGGATCCACGAGGCGGACGCGGCCGACGCGGATCGGGCCGCCGCCGATGCCACCACCGGGGCCGCCGGCGCCGCTGTCGGGCGGCCCTGA
- a CDS encoding helix-turn-helix transcriptional regulator: protein MVLLRRVIGDALRTRRQGQHRTLREVSSAANVSLGYLSEIERGQKEPSSELLAAICDALGARLSELLREVSDTVALAEQMPNVLVPVQDEPAEPATVPAAPAAKATGRGVRQVTSDGTVAVSVRQDSPLKATLRSTRVRPAERDRDVVCAA, encoded by the coding sequence ATGGTCCTGCTACGCCGCGTGATCGGCGACGCACTGCGGACGCGCCGGCAGGGGCAGCACCGCACCCTGCGCGAGGTCTCCTCCGCCGCGAACGTCAGCCTCGGCTACCTCTCCGAGATCGAGCGCGGCCAGAAGGAGCCGTCCAGCGAGTTGCTGGCGGCGATCTGCGACGCGCTCGGCGCCCGCCTGTCGGAGCTGCTCCGCGAGGTCAGCGACACCGTCGCGCTCGCCGAGCAGATGCCGAACGTGCTGGTCCCGGTCCAGGACGAGCCGGCCGAGCCGGCCACGGTGCCGGCCGCCCCCGCGGCCAAGGCCACCGGCCGGGGCGTGCGTCAGGTCACCTCGGACGGCACGGTCGCCGTCTCGGTCCGCCAGGACTCGCCGCTCAAGGCGACCCTGCGCAGCACCCGGGTCCGCCCCGCGGAGCGCGACCGCGACGTGGTCTGCGCCGCCTGA
- a CDS encoding PspA/IM30 family protein translates to MANPFVKGWKYLMALFGARIDEHADPKVQIQQAIEESQRQHQALVQQAAAVIGNQRQLEMKLSRQMSEVERLQANARQALVLADQARARGDEAEAGRYEQSAQTLATQLVSAEQATEDLKTLHDQSLGAAAQARRAVENNSMILQQRLAERTKLLSQLEQAKMQESVARSLESMSALTAPGTTPSLDEVRDRIERRYANAMGRAELASNSTEGRMLEIQKATLDSAGSARLEQIRASMAGEQLGAQQRAGVEQRTGAEQAAPAGPATDPAAAARLDEIRASMARERGTGDTTAAG, encoded by the coding sequence ATGGCGAACCCGTTCGTCAAGGGGTGGAAGTACCTGATGGCGCTGTTCGGCGCCCGGATCGACGAGCACGCCGATCCCAAGGTCCAGATCCAGCAGGCCATCGAGGAGTCGCAGCGCCAGCACCAGGCGCTCGTCCAGCAGGCCGCCGCGGTGATCGGCAACCAGCGGCAGCTGGAGATGAAGCTCTCCCGGCAGATGTCCGAGGTCGAGCGCCTCCAGGCCAACGCCCGGCAGGCGCTCGTCCTGGCCGACCAGGCCCGGGCCCGGGGCGACGAGGCCGAGGCCGGGCGTTACGAGCAGTCGGCGCAGACCCTGGCCACCCAGCTGGTCTCCGCCGAGCAGGCCACCGAGGACCTGAAGACCCTGCACGACCAGTCGCTCGGCGCCGCGGCGCAGGCCCGCCGGGCGGTGGAGAACAACTCGATGATCCTCCAGCAGCGGCTGGCCGAGCGCACCAAGCTGCTCAGCCAGCTGGAGCAGGCCAAGATGCAGGAGAGCGTGGCCCGCTCGCTGGAGTCGATGTCGGCGCTGACCGCCCCCGGCACCACCCCCTCGCTGGACGAGGTGCGGGACCGGATCGAGCGGCGCTACGCGAACGCGATGGGGCGCGCCGAGCTGGCCAGCAACTCGACCGAGGGGCGCATGCTGGAGATCCAGAAGGCGACGCTCGACTCGGCCGGCTCGGCCCGGCTGGAGCAGATCCGGGCCAGCATGGCCGGTGAGCAGCTCGGGGCCCAGCAGCGGGCGGGCGTGGAGCAGCGGACGGGCGCGGAGCAGGCCGCGCCGGCCGGGCCGGCCACGGATCCGGCCGCCGCGGCCCGGCTCGACGAGATCCGGGCCAGCATGGCCCGGGAGCGGGGCACCGGGGACACCACCGCCGCCGGCTGA
- the pgsA gene encoding CDP-diacylglycerol--glycerol-3-phosphate 3-phosphatidyltransferase: MTGATESTSARVVARVPLLNAANGLTALRLVLVPVFGATVVASAMTHAGWRMAACLIFAFASVTDLVDGWIARRFGLVTSLGKVADPIADKALTGAALVLLSWYDRLPWWVTALILVRELGITGLRFWVIRHGVIAASRGGKIKTALQILAIAWYLWPMPDALAPVGPWIMGAAVVVTVVTGFDYVAQALRLRRPTP, translated from the coding sequence GTGACCGGGGCCACCGAGTCGACGTCGGCGCGGGTGGTCGCCCGGGTGCCGTTGCTCAACGCGGCCAACGGACTGACCGCGCTGCGGCTGGTGCTGGTGCCGGTCTTCGGGGCCACCGTGGTCGCCTCGGCGATGACGCACGCCGGCTGGCGCATGGCGGCCTGCCTGATCTTCGCCTTCGCCTCGGTGACCGACCTGGTCGACGGCTGGATCGCGCGCCGGTTCGGGCTGGTCACGTCCCTCGGCAAGGTCGCCGACCCGATCGCCGACAAGGCGCTCACCGGCGCCGCCCTGGTGCTGCTTTCGTGGTACGACCGCCTGCCCTGGTGGGTGACCGCGCTCATCCTCGTCCGCGAGCTGGGCATCACCGGCCTGCGGTTCTGGGTGATCCGGCACGGCGTGATCGCGGCCAGCCGCGGCGGCAAGATCAAGACCGCGCTGCAGATCCTCGCCATCGCCTGGTATCTCTGGCCGATGCCGGACGCCCTCGCGCCGGTCGGCCCGTGGATCATGGGCGCCGCGGTGGTGGTGACGGTGGTCACCGGCTTCGATTACGTGGCCCAGGCCCTCCGCCTCCGCCGCCCCACCCCCTGA